One genomic region from Macrobrachium rosenbergii isolate ZJJX-2024 chromosome 1, ASM4041242v1, whole genome shotgun sequence encodes:
- the Trax gene encoding translin-associated protein X: MSRTTEEGSEKQRKHLASDTSQDTPLMTLFRDYSRTLVDKNDKYERVYKTSRDITVRSKRIIFSLQRIPGLDGDEREKILSSAASDLREIEQTQMKYIAQELVDEEPYQFVYAYTGGLQEYIEALSLHHFLTTDKIIGHSDIQERLSFGSSEEDNDVVPMSVLVQPKEYILGIADLTGELMRFCIKCVSTGDFEVCYRICDVLKRIHGGFLSLGYIPLRELYYKFTVFRSSLHKVEEACYSLQLRKSEVPAEMLGDVFAMYDADESHQEFI, translated from the exons ATGTCGAGAACAACTGAGGAAGGCAGTGAAAAGCAAAGGAAGCACCTGGCTTCAGACACATCCCAAGACACGCCGTTAATGACTCTGTTTCGAGATTACTCAAGAACGTTAGTGGATAAAAATGACAAGTACGAGAGAGTCTATAAAACAAGCAGGGACATAACAGTACGAAgcaagagaattattttttcacttcagAGAATACCAGG gCTTGatggtgatgaaagagaaaaaatactctCATCGGCAGCCAGTGATTTACGAGAAATTGAGCAAACCCAAATGAAGTATATTGCACAAGAACTTGTTGATGAAGAGCCTTATCAGTTTGTTTATGCATACACTGGAG gtttgcaaGAATATATAGAAGCTCTCTCCCTGCATCACTTTTTAACCACTGATAAAATCATTGGCCACTCAGATATACAGGAGCGCCTGAGCTTTGGCAGCAGTGAAGAGGACAATGATGTTGTGCCAATGAGCGTTTTAGTTCAGCCTAAAGAGTATATTCTTGGTATTGCAGACTTGACAGGAGAGCTCATGAGATTCTGCATCAAATGTGTAAGTACTGGTGATTTTGAGGTTTGCTACAGAATCTGTGATGTTTTGAAAAGAATTCACGGAGGTTTCTTATCTCTCGGATATATTCCTCTGAGagaattgtattataaatttacagtttttcgATCAAGCTTACATAAAGTTGAAGAAGCCTGTTATTCTCTGCAACTCAGAAAAAGTGAGGTTCCAGCTGAAATGCTGGGTGATGTTTTTGCCATGTATGATGCGGATGAAAGCCATCAGGAATTTATTTAG
- the LOC136825331 gene encoding E3 ubiquitin-protein ligase RNF181-like, translated as MSSYFEEHGCSPLQRGEVPDHFLHFARLILRGGYWQDMQIEFTQLFGFGDRPPPPASKDFIKSLETSTISEKGGQCPVCLKEWKEGEEYKKLPCKHIFHDPCIMPWLEKTNSCPMCRHELPTDDEDYEEYRIQKKRAVDREAELEMLHNSMFS; from the exons ATGTCATCATACTTTGAAGAACATGGGTGCAGTCCTCTACAAAGAGGCGAGGTCCCTGATCATTTTCTACATTTTGCACGTTTGATACTTCGTGGAGGATATTGGCAG GATATGCAAATAGAGTTTACTCAGCTCTTTGGGTTTGGAGACCGCCCACCCCCACCAGCTTCCAAGGACTTCATAAAAAGCTTAGAGACATCAACTATATCTGAAAAAG GAGGACAGTGTCCAGTGTGTTTGAAAGAgtggaaggaaggggaagaaTATAAAAAGCTTCCATGTAAACATATATTCCATGACCCCTGCATCATGCCATGGCTTGAAAAG acaaATTCTTGCCCAATGTGTAGACATGAACTACCCACTGATGATGAGGATTATGAGGAATACAGGATACAAAAA aaaaGGGCAGTCGACCGTGAAGCTGAGTTAGAAATGTTACACAACTCAATGTTTTCATAG